The proteins below come from a single Oryzomicrobium terrae genomic window:
- the ubiE gene encoding bifunctional demethylmenaquinone methyltransferase/2-methoxy-6-polyprenyl-1,4-benzoquinol methylase UbiE produces the protein MRETDSSPSTTHFGYQQVAENEKAKRVAGVFDSVATRYDVMNDLMSAGLHRLWKAFTIGKSGVKAGDRVLDVAGGTGDLSLAFAKRVGPSGQVWLSDINASMLGVGRDRLTDRGQIVPAVQCDAEALPFPDQYFNVVTVAFGLRNMTHKDRALAEMRRVIKPGGKVMVLEFSKVWEPVAPLYDFYSFQVIPRVGQVVTNDADSYRYLAESIRMHPDQETLKGIMEGVGFDKVEYHNLTLGVVALHIGYRF, from the coding sequence ATGCGCGAAACCGACTCCTCCCCCAGCACCACCCACTTCGGCTACCAACAGGTTGCCGAGAACGAAAAGGCCAAGCGTGTCGCCGGAGTATTCGATTCCGTAGCCACCCGCTACGACGTGATGAACGACCTCATGTCCGCTGGCCTCCACCGGCTGTGGAAGGCCTTTACCATCGGCAAGAGCGGCGTCAAGGCCGGGGATCGGGTGCTCGACGTGGCCGGCGGCACCGGCGATCTGTCCCTCGCCTTCGCCAAGCGGGTCGGCCCGAGCGGCCAGGTGTGGCTCTCCGACATCAACGCCTCGATGCTCGGCGTCGGCCGCGACCGCCTCACCGACCGGGGTCAGATCGTGCCGGCCGTGCAGTGCGATGCCGAGGCCCTGCCTTTCCCCGACCAGTATTTCAACGTGGTCACCGTGGCCTTCGGCCTGCGCAACATGACCCACAAGGACCGGGCCCTGGCCGAAATGCGCCGGGTCATCAAGCCCGGTGGCAAGGTGATGGTGCTGGAGTTCTCCAAGGTGTGGGAGCCGGTGGCCCCCCTCTACGATTTCTATTCATTCCAGGTCATTCCGCGGGTCGGCCAGGTGGTCACCAACGATGCCGACAGCTACCGCTACCTGGCCGAGTCGATCCGCATGCATCCTGACCAGGAAACCCTGAAGGGCATCATGGAAGGCGTCGGCTTCGACAAGGTTGAGTACCACAACCTCACCCTCGGCGTGGTGGCGCTGCACATCGGCTACCGTTTCTAA
- a CDS encoding Tim44 domain-containing protein has protein sequence MARRSFFKSFVIATAAIAVVAVSPVAEAKRLGGGKSYGMQRQATPTSPAQAPSAAPSAPQKAPTQASPNQPAPAPAAAAPKRNWLGPIAGLAAGLGIAALLSHFGMGEGVANFLMIALLVMAAVFVFRLIFARRATPANAEPLQYAGVGGPSYNPMPEPMASTPGGATGEPNPNVGNAPGVQETTARIPADFDAAGFLEVAKRNFVRLQAANDAGHIDEIRDFLTPEMFTVINAQLAERGGASQTTDIVQLHASLLEVASEGARHIASVRYYGLLREEKDAPPTAFDEVWHLVKAASGNDGWRVAGIQQLD, from the coding sequence GTGGCCCGCCGTTCCTTCTTCAAGTCTTTTGTCATCGCCACCGCCGCCATCGCCGTGGTCGCGGTGAGCCCCGTTGCCGAAGCCAAGCGTCTGGGAGGCGGCAAATCCTACGGCATGCAGCGGCAGGCCACCCCGACGTCGCCCGCCCAGGCGCCCTCTGCAGCGCCGAGTGCGCCGCAAAAAGCCCCCACCCAGGCCTCCCCCAATCAGCCGGCACCGGCGCCCGCAGCTGCAGCACCCAAGCGCAACTGGCTTGGACCCATCGCTGGTCTGGCCGCAGGCCTCGGCATTGCCGCCCTGCTGTCGCATTTCGGTATGGGTGAAGGCGTTGCCAACTTCCTGATGATCGCCCTGCTGGTGATGGCTGCTGTCTTTGTCTTCCGCCTCATCTTCGCGCGCCGGGCCACGCCCGCCAATGCCGAGCCGCTGCAGTACGCCGGGGTTGGCGGTCCCTCCTACAATCCGATGCCCGAACCGATGGCCTCTACACCGGGCGGCGCCACGGGCGAGCCGAACCCGAATGTCGGCAATGCGCCGGGCGTGCAAGAAACAACGGCCCGCATCCCCGCCGATTTCGACGCTGCCGGTTTCCTTGAGGTGGCCAAACGCAATTTCGTCCGCCTTCAAGCGGCCAACGACGCTGGCCATATCGACGAGATCCGTGACTTCCTGACTCCGGAAATGTTCACCGTGATCAACGCCCAGCTCGCCGAACGGGGAGGTGCCAGCCAGACGACCGATATCGTGCAGCTGCACGCCAGCCTGCTCGAAGTCGCCAGCGAAGGGGCTCGCCACATCGCCAGCGTGCGTTACTACGGCTTGCTGCGCGAAGAGAAGGATGCGCCGCCGACAGCGTTCGACGAGGTCTGGCACTTGGTCAAGGCCGCCAGCGGCAATGATGGCTGGCGTGTTGCCGGGATCCAGCAACTGGACTGA
- a CDS encoding ubiquinone biosynthesis accessory factor UbiJ produces MSSGSTFPSPRTVLETVIAPVFARFPALPLPRGAGKSSGHLFVTVANHLLVQTGWAAQRLRPFAGRHAQVVIGAQGSGSAAALRFPFAIGSDGLLVTSLPDIPVDVTLCLPMEALGALPGSGLEAVLGRVQVSGAADLAETLGFVFRHLRWDGEADMARLLGDIPARRLSLWAAMAWRWQQDAGRRLLANGAEYLVEERGMVPSRQAVQEFGSAVDRLRDDLARLEKRLQRLGEQSRHST; encoded by the coding sequence ATGAGCTCCGGCAGCACCTTCCCTTCCCCGCGCACCGTGCTTGAAACGGTGATTGCTCCCGTGTTCGCCCGTTTCCCCGCCCTGCCCCTGCCCCGGGGCGCGGGGAAATCGTCGGGCCATCTGTTCGTCACCGTCGCCAACCATCTCTTGGTGCAAACGGGCTGGGCGGCGCAGCGGCTGCGCCCGTTTGCCGGGCGCCACGCCCAGGTGGTGATCGGTGCCCAGGGGAGTGGCAGCGCGGCCGCGCTACGCTTTCCCTTTGCCATCGGAAGCGATGGCCTGCTCGTGACCAGTCTTCCCGACATCCCGGTCGATGTGACCCTGTGCCTGCCGATGGAAGCTCTTGGAGCCTTGCCAGGTAGCGGCTTGGAGGCGGTTCTTGGACGTGTGCAGGTCAGCGGGGCAGCCGATCTGGCCGAAACCCTTGGCTTCGTTTTCCGCCATCTGCGCTGGGACGGCGAAGCTGATATGGCACGGCTGCTTGGCGATATCCCGGCCCGGCGCCTGAGCCTGTGGGCCGCCATGGCTTGGCGCTGGCAGCAGGATGCCGGCCGCCGGCTACTCGCCAACGGTGCCGAATATCTGGTTGAAGAGCGAGGAATGGTGCCATCGCGTCAGGCCGTGCAGGAATTCGGCAGCGCCGTTGATCGTCTGCGCGACGATCTGGCACGCCTGGAAAAGCGCCTGCAACGTCTGGGCGAGCAGTCCCGCCACAGCACCTAG
- a CDS encoding F0F1 ATP synthase subunit epsilon → MALRVHVDVVSAEEQIYSGEAEYVVLPGEAGELGIWPRHTPLLTRIKPGAVRIKVPDGEAEVIYVSGGMLEVQPNMVTVLADTAIRGADLDEAKALEAKKAAEEALQNRSGNIDYAKAESELAEAVAQLATIEKLRKRRAH, encoded by the coding sequence ATGGCATTGAGAGTTCACGTTGACGTCGTCAGCGCCGAAGAGCAGATCTACTCCGGCGAGGCGGAATACGTGGTGCTTCCCGGCGAAGCCGGCGAACTGGGTATCTGGCCGCGGCATACGCCGCTGCTGACCCGGATCAAGCCGGGCGCGGTCCGCATCAAGGTGCCGGACGGCGAAGCCGAGGTGATCTACGTCTCCGGTGGCATGCTCGAAGTTCAGCCCAACATGGTCACCGTTCTGGCCGACACCGCCATCCGCGGTGCCGATCTGGACGAAGCCAAGGCGCTGGAAGCCAAGAAGGCAGCCGAAGAAGCCCTGCAAAATCGCAGTGGCAACATCGACTACGCCAAGGCCGAGTCCGAGCTGGCCGAAGCTGTGGCCCAGCTGGCGACCATCGAGAAGCTGCGCAAGCGGCGCGCGCACTAA
- the atpD gene encoding F0F1 ATP synthase subunit beta, producing the protein MSQGAIVQCIGAVVDIQFPRDAMPKVYDALMLDASAEHENVEKGLTFEVQQELGDGVVRTIALGSTDGLRRGMPVNNTGKGIAVPVGHGTLGRIMDVLGRPIDEAGPIEADELRVIHQKAPEFKDLSPSVDLLETGIKVIDLVCPFAKGGKVGLFGGAGVGKTVNMMELINNIAKQHSGLSVFAGVGERTREGNDFYHEMKDSNVLDKVSMVFGQMNEPPGNRLRVALTGLTMAERFRDEGRDILFFVDNIYRYTLAGTEVSALLGRMPSAVGYQPTLAEEMGRLQERITSTKTGSITSIQAVYVPADDLTDPSPATTFLHLDSTVVLSRDIAALGIYPAVDPLDSTSRQLDPLIVGEEHYSVARQVQMTLQRYKELRDIIAILGMDELSPEDKQSVARARKIQRFLSQPFHVAEVFTGSPGKYVPLKETIKGFKMIVTGECDHLPEQAFYMVGTIEEAFEKAKTLQ; encoded by the coding sequence ATGAGTCAAGGTGCAATCGTTCAGTGCATCGGCGCGGTGGTGGATATCCAGTTCCCCCGTGACGCGATGCCCAAGGTCTATGACGCCCTGATGCTCGACGCCTCTGCCGAGCATGAGAACGTCGAGAAGGGCCTTACCTTTGAAGTGCAGCAGGAACTCGGTGACGGCGTGGTGCGTACCATCGCGCTGGGCTCCACCGACGGCCTGCGTCGTGGCATGCCGGTGAACAACACCGGTAAGGGGATCGCCGTGCCCGTGGGCCACGGTACCCTCGGCCGCATCATGGACGTGCTGGGTCGTCCCATCGACGAAGCCGGCCCGATCGAAGCCGACGAACTGCGGGTTATTCACCAGAAGGCCCCCGAGTTCAAGGATCTCTCCCCCTCCGTGGACCTGCTCGAAACCGGCATCAAGGTGATCGACCTGGTCTGTCCGTTCGCCAAGGGCGGTAAGGTGGGCCTGTTCGGTGGCGCCGGTGTGGGCAAGACCGTGAACATGATGGAGCTGATCAACAACATCGCCAAACAGCACTCCGGCCTGTCCGTGTTTGCTGGCGTGGGTGAGCGTACCCGTGAGGGCAACGACTTCTACCACGAGATGAAGGACTCCAACGTGCTGGACAAGGTGTCCATGGTGTTCGGTCAGATGAACGAGCCCCCGGGCAACCGTCTACGCGTGGCGCTGACCGGCCTGACCATGGCCGAGCGCTTCCGCGACGAAGGCCGGGACATCCTGTTCTTCGTGGACAACATCTACCGCTACACTCTGGCCGGTACCGAAGTGTCCGCCCTGCTGGGCCGGATGCCGTCTGCCGTGGGTTACCAGCCCACCCTGGCTGAGGAAATGGGCCGTCTGCAGGAGCGCATCACCTCCACCAAGACCGGTTCCATCACCTCCATTCAGGCCGTGTATGTGCCCGCGGATGACTTGACCGACCCGTCCCCCGCGACCACCTTCCTCCACCTGGACTCCACTGTGGTGCTGTCCCGTGACATCGCCGCCCTGGGTATCTACCCGGCTGTGGATCCGCTCGACTCCACCTCCCGTCAGCTCGATCCGCTGATCGTGGGTGAAGAGCACTACAGCGTGGCCCGTCAGGTGCAGATGACCCTTCAGCGTTATAAGGAACTGCGCGACATCATCGCGATTCTGGGTATGGACGAACTGTCTCCCGAAGACAAGCAGTCCGTGGCCCGGGCGCGTAAGATCCAGCGTTTCCTGTCCCAGCCGTTCCACGTGGCCGAAGTGTTCACCGGCTCCCCCGGCAAGTACGTGCCGCTCAAGGAAACGATCAAGGGTTTCAAGATGATCGTTACCGGCGAGTGCGACCACCTGCCCGAGCAGGCCTTCTACATGGTCGGCACCATCGAGGAAGCCTTCGAAAAGGCCAAGACCCTGCAGTAA
- the atpG gene encoding F0F1 ATP synthase subunit gamma — MAGGKEIRNKIKSVENTRKITKAMEMVAASKMRKAQERMRQSRPYGEKIRRVAAHLSHAITEYKHPFLINRDGAKKVGLIVVTSDKGLCGGLNSNVLRAVLLKMKEWDESGVAVQATAIGNKGLGFMQRAGVEVVSQVIGLGDTPHLEKLIGPVKVQLDAFNEGKIDRLYIAYNRFVNTMKQEPVVEQLLPLSDDTVGTESTRWDYVYEPDAKSVIDELLVRYVEALIYQSVAENMASEQSARMVAMKAASDNAKTVIGELKLVYNKTRQAAITKELSEIVSGAAAV; from the coding sequence ATGGCTGGCGGCAAGGAAATCCGCAACAAGATCAAGAGCGTCGAAAACACGCGCAAGATCACCAAGGCCATGGAGATGGTGGCCGCCTCGAAGATGCGCAAGGCGCAGGAACGCATGCGTCAGTCGCGTCCGTACGGCGAGAAGATCCGGCGCGTCGCCGCCCACCTCTCCCACGCGATCACCGAGTACAAGCATCCCTTCCTGATCAACCGCGATGGGGCCAAGAAAGTCGGCCTCATCGTGGTGACCTCCGATAAGGGCTTGTGCGGCGGGCTGAACTCCAACGTGCTGCGTGCCGTCCTTCTGAAAATGAAGGAATGGGACGAAAGCGGCGTTGCCGTTCAAGCCACCGCCATCGGCAACAAAGGCCTGGGCTTTATGCAGCGGGCCGGTGTCGAAGTGGTGTCCCAAGTGATTGGCCTGGGGGATACCCCCCACCTGGAAAAGCTGATCGGCCCGGTCAAGGTGCAGCTCGACGCATTTAACGAAGGCAAGATCGACCGCCTGTACATCGCCTACAACCGCTTCGTGAACACCATGAAGCAGGAGCCGGTGGTGGAACAGCTGTTGCCGTTGTCCGACGATACCGTCGGCACCGAGTCGACCCGCTGGGATTATGTGTACGAGCCTGACGCCAAGTCCGTCATCGACGAACTGCTGGTGCGCTACGTGGAAGCACTGATCTACCAATCGGTAGCAGAGAACATGGCTTCCGAGCAGAGCGCCCGGATGGTGGCGATGAAGGCGGCATCCGACAACGCCAAAACGGTGATTGGCGAGCTGAAACTGGTCTACAACAAGACCCGTCAGGCTGCCATTACCAAAGAGCTGTCGGAGATCGTCAGCGGGGCTGCGGCCGTTTAA
- the atpA gene encoding F0F1 ATP synthase subunit alpha: MQLNPSEISELIKSKIQGLNVGAETRTQGVIVSVSDGICRVHGLADAQQGEMIELPGDTFGMALNLERDSVGVVVLGEYEHIKEGDIAKCTGRILEVPVGPEMLGRVVNALGQPIDGKGPLNNKLTDKIEKVAPGVIWRKSVSQPVQTGIKAIDAMVPVGRGQRELIIGDRQTGKTAVAVDSIIAQKGQNMMCIYVAVGQKASTIANVVRKLEEHGALEYTIVVAATASESAAMQFIAPYSGCTMGEYFRDRGQDALIIYDDLTKQAWAYRQISLLLRRPPGREAYPGDVFYLHSRLLERASRVSEEYVEKFTNGEVKGKTGSLTALPVIETQAGDVSAFVPTNVISITDGQIFLETDLFNAGIRPAINAGISVSRVGGAAQTKLIKKLSGGIRTDLAQYRELAAFAQFASDLDEATRKQLERGRRTVEVLKQLQYAPMNIADMAVTLFAVTRGHMDEIDVKRVLEFEKSLHSFVRQKYADLVSKMETTKDLDSEGEKQLVAAIQEFKAAWV, from the coding sequence ATGCAGCTGAATCCTTCTGAAATCAGCGAACTGATTAAAAGCAAGATCCAGGGCCTGAACGTTGGCGCTGAGACCCGCACCCAGGGCGTGATCGTGTCCGTGTCCGACGGCATCTGCCGCGTGCACGGCCTGGCCGACGCCCAGCAGGGCGAAATGATCGAACTGCCGGGTGACACCTTCGGTATGGCGCTCAACCTCGAGCGCGATTCCGTCGGCGTCGTGGTGCTGGGTGAGTACGAGCACATCAAGGAAGGCGACATTGCCAAGTGCACCGGCCGCATCCTGGAAGTGCCCGTGGGTCCCGAAATGCTCGGTCGCGTGGTCAACGCGCTGGGTCAGCCGATCGATGGCAAGGGTCCCCTGAACAACAAGCTGACCGACAAGATCGAAAAGGTCGCGCCGGGCGTGATCTGGCGTAAGTCCGTGTCCCAGCCGGTGCAGACCGGTATCAAGGCGATCGACGCCATGGTGCCCGTCGGCCGTGGTCAGCGCGAACTGATCATTGGTGACCGTCAGACCGGTAAGACCGCCGTTGCCGTGGATTCCATCATCGCCCAGAAGGGCCAGAACATGATGTGTATCTACGTGGCGGTAGGCCAGAAGGCCTCCACCATCGCCAACGTGGTGCGCAAGCTCGAAGAGCACGGCGCCCTGGAATACACCATCGTGGTTGCCGCCACCGCTTCCGAGTCCGCCGCGATGCAGTTCATCGCACCGTACTCTGGCTGCACCATGGGTGAGTACTTCCGCGACCGCGGCCAAGACGCCCTGATCATCTATGACGATCTGACCAAGCAAGCCTGGGCCTATCGCCAGATCTCCTTGCTGCTGCGCCGTCCTCCCGGCCGTGAAGCTTACCCGGGCGACGTGTTCTACCTGCACTCCCGTCTGCTCGAGCGCGCTTCCCGCGTTTCCGAAGAGTACGTCGAGAAGTTCACCAACGGCGAGGTCAAGGGCAAGACCGGTTCGCTGACCGCCCTGCCGGTGATCGAAACCCAAGCCGGTGACGTGTCCGCCTTCGTGCCGACCAACGTGATCTCCATCACCGACGGTCAGATCTTCCTGGAAACCGACCTGTTCAACGCCGGTATCCGTCCCGCCATCAACGCCGGTATCTCCGTGTCCCGCGTCGGTGGTGCTGCTCAGACCAAGCTGATCAAGAAACTGTCCGGCGGTATCCGTACCGACTTGGCCCAGTACCGCGAACTCGCGGCCTTTGCTCAGTTCGCCTCCGACCTGGACGAAGCCACCCGCAAGCAGCTGGAGCGTGGTCGTCGTACCGTGGAAGTGCTGAAGCAGCTGCAGTACGCGCCGATGAACATCGCCGACATGGCGGTGACCCTGTTTGCCGTGACTCGCGGCCACATGGATGAAATCGACGTCAAGCGCGTGCTCGAGTTCGAAAAGAGCCTGCACAGCTTCGTCCGCCAAAAGTACGCCGATCTGGTGTCCAAGATGGAGACGACCAAGGATCTGGATTCCGAAGGCGAGAAGCAACTCGTCGCCGCCATCCAGGAATTCAAGGCCGCCTGGGTCTAA
- a CDS encoding F0F1 ATP synthase subunit delta, with protein MAENVTIARPYAEAVFRLARDAKALAAWSERLKALYLAAQNPDMAEVFSNPSLSSEQRVQVTLAVVGEEKNAEFANFVRALAENERLAVLPQIYELYEQLKSTEEGVKEAVIHSAFPLDDGQLKQLVAHLESHFKSKLTARVEVDPELIGGIKAVVGDEVLDASVRGKLDVMATALKS; from the coding sequence ATGGCTGAAAACGTCACCATCGCCCGTCCGTACGCCGAGGCGGTTTTCCGCCTCGCGCGGGATGCCAAGGCTCTCGCCGCCTGGTCGGAGCGCCTCAAGGCGCTCTACCTTGCTGCGCAGAATCCGGACATGGCCGAGGTGTTCTCCAACCCGAGCCTGTCCTCTGAACAGCGCGTGCAAGTGACGCTGGCGGTGGTGGGTGAGGAAAAGAACGCCGAATTCGCGAACTTTGTCCGGGCGCTTGCCGAAAACGAGCGCCTCGCCGTCCTTCCGCAAATTTACGAGCTCTACGAGCAACTCAAGAGCACCGAGGAAGGGGTCAAGGAGGCTGTGATTCACAGCGCCTTCCCCCTGGATGATGGCCAGCTCAAGCAACTGGTCGCCCACCTCGAGTCCCATTTCAAATCCAAGCTGACCGCCCGCGTTGAAGTCGATCCCGAACTGATCGGCGGTATCAAGGCCGTGGTGGGCGACGAGGTGCTCGACGCCTCCGTTCGCGGCAAGCTGGATGTTATGGCCACGGCGCTCAAGAGCTAG
- a CDS encoding F0F1 ATP synthase subunit B, with protein MNLNATLFAQLVVFFILAWFTMKFVWPPIVKALDERAKKIADGLAAAERGKHDLELATKRSSDALREGKEKASELIAQADKRGQQIVEEAKEAAKAEAEKIIAAARAEVAQEVVRAKEELRARVAELAVAGAGKILRREIDAKAHADIVAAIQKDL; from the coding sequence GTGAATCTGAACGCAACGCTGTTCGCCCAGCTCGTTGTGTTCTTCATTTTGGCGTGGTTCACGATGAAATTCGTGTGGCCGCCCATCGTGAAGGCACTCGACGAGCGTGCGAAAAAAATCGCCGACGGCCTGGCCGCCGCCGAGCGCGGTAAGCATGATCTTGAGCTTGCCACCAAGCGCTCCTCGGACGCCCTGCGCGAAGGCAAGGAAAAGGCCTCCGAACTGATCGCTCAAGCCGACAAGCGCGGCCAGCAGATCGTCGAGGAAGCCAAGGAAGCCGCGAAGGCCGAGGCGGAGAAGATCATCGCCGCTGCCCGTGCTGAAGTCGCTCAGGAAGTCGTCCGTGCCAAGGAAGAGCTGCGTGCCCGTGTGGCCGAGCTGGCCGTGGCGGGTGCTGGCAAGATCCTGCGTCGTGAAATCGACGCCAAGGCTCATGCCGACATCGTGGCGGCTATCCAGAAGGACCTGTAA
- the atpE gene encoding F0F1 ATP synthase subunit C, with the protein MEHILGFVALAAGLIIGLGAIGACIGIGIMGSKYLEASARQPELMNELQTKMFLLAGLIDAAFLIGVGIAMMFAFANPFVLK; encoded by the coding sequence ATGGAACACATCCTCGGTTTTGTTGCTCTCGCCGCCGGTCTGATCATTGGTCTGGGTGCTATCGGTGCCTGTATCGGTATTGGCATCATGGGCTCCAAGTACCTGGAAGCGTCCGCCCGTCAGCCCGAACTGATGAACGAGCTGCAAACCAAGATGTTCCTGCTGGCCGGTCTGATCGACGCCGCCTTCCTGATCGGTGTCGGTATCGCGATGATGTTCGCCTTCGCCAACCCGTTCGTGCTCAAGTAA
- the atpB gene encoding F0F1 ATP synthase subunit A produces the protein MATGHEAHAPTAGEYIVHHLTQLNTTGHPQQSVIDFSVINLDTVFFSVLMGVLGLFVMWRVAKSVTSGVPGRLQAAVEIVLEMVNNQAKGIVHSEESRKFVAPLALTVFVWIFLMNSMDFLPVDLLPKIWAAASGDEHAFLRVVPTADLNGTLGMSVGVLLVCLWYNIKIKGLGGWVHELFTAPFGSHPVLYPINFAMQMIEFLAKTVSHGMRLFGNMYAGELVFMLIALMGAAWAGTATGAALWVGHVVAGTVWAIFHILIVALQAFIFMMLTLVYIGQAHESH, from the coding sequence ATGGCAACCGGTCACGAAGCACATGCCCCCACCGCGGGCGAATACATCGTCCACCACCTTACCCAGCTGAACACCACGGGTCATCCCCAGCAGTCGGTCATCGACTTCTCGGTGATAAACCTCGATACGGTCTTTTTCTCCGTCCTGATGGGCGTGCTCGGCCTGTTCGTGATGTGGCGTGTCGCCAAGAGCGTGACTTCCGGCGTGCCGGGTCGCCTCCAGGCCGCCGTGGAAATTGTCCTTGAAATGGTCAACAACCAGGCCAAGGGCATCGTCCACAGCGAAGAGTCGCGTAAGTTCGTGGCGCCCCTGGCCCTGACCGTGTTCGTCTGGATCTTCCTGATGAACTCGATGGACTTCCTGCCGGTGGACCTGTTGCCGAAGATTTGGGCGGCGGCTTCCGGTGATGAGCATGCGTTCCTGCGCGTCGTTCCCACCGCCGACCTGAACGGTACCCTTGGCATGTCCGTCGGCGTACTGCTGGTCTGCCTCTGGTACAACATCAAGATCAAGGGCCTGGGCGGTTGGGTGCACGAATTGTTCACCGCGCCGTTCGGTAGCCACCCGGTTCTCTACCCGATCAACTTCGCCATGCAGATGATCGAGTTCCTGGCCAAGACCGTTTCCCACGGCATGCGACTGTTCGGCAACATGTACGCCGGCGAACTGGTGTTCATGTTGATCGCCCTGATGGGCGCCGCTTGGGCCGGTACCGCTACCGGGGCTGCCCTGTGGGTCGGCCACGTGGTTGCCGGGACCGTCTGGGCCATCTTCCACATCCTGATCGTTGCCCTGCAGGCCTTCATCTTCATGATGCTGACCCTGGTGTACATCGGTCAGGCACACGAATCCCACTAA
- a CDS encoding ATP synthase subunit I — MFRVIFLQLAIATVTAVLCGWFVGIRGAVSAALGAAAYVVPTLLFAVRLAVSAQKRAPSAAGFFFGEFVKIAATIGLLALAAKTYGDVHWPTLLIGLVVVLQANFLAFWKTS, encoded by the coding sequence GTGTTTCGGGTAATTTTTCTGCAGCTGGCGATAGCAACTGTGACAGCGGTCCTCTGTGGCTGGTTCGTCGGAATCCGTGGTGCGGTTTCGGCGGCGTTGGGGGCAGCCGCCTACGTGGTGCCAACCCTGCTCTTCGCCGTCCGTCTGGCCGTTTCCGCGCAAAAGCGTGCGCCTAGCGCCGCCGGGTTCTTTTTCGGCGAATTCGTCAAGATAGCCGCAACGATCGGATTATTGGCGCTCGCCGCCAAGACCTACGGGGATGTGCATTGGCCCACCCTGTTGATTGGTCTGGTGGTGGTGCTGCAAGCGAATTTCTTGGCTTTTTGGAAGACGTCCTGA
- a CDS encoding ParB/RepB/Spo0J family partition protein, whose protein sequence is MKQKGLGRGLDALLAGEPAANKDVQRSLKVTLMLPGKYQPRTRMDSESLQELAASIKAQGIMQPILVRPIRDPLGDKYEIVAGERRWRASQLAGLSEVPVLIREIPDEAALAMALIENIQRENLNPLEEAMGLQRLVDEFGLTHQQAADAVGRSRPAASNLLRLLQLPAPIQDLLLESQIDMGHARALLPLPTQVQLSLAQRVASKGLSVRETEKLAQLALQPPKEPEPRKVDRDLLRLEEELSDVLGARVEIRANKKGTGKVHIAFDSLEELDGLLGRLR, encoded by the coding sequence ATGAAACAAAAGGGATTGGGTCGCGGGCTGGATGCCCTGCTGGCGGGTGAGCCTGCTGCCAACAAGGACGTGCAGCGTAGCCTCAAGGTCACCCTGATGCTGCCGGGTAAGTACCAGCCGCGCACACGCATGGATAGCGAGTCGTTGCAGGAGCTGGCGGCCTCGATCAAGGCGCAGGGGATCATGCAGCCGATCCTGGTGCGGCCGATCCGCGACCCTCTGGGCGACAAGTACGAGATCGTTGCTGGCGAGCGGCGCTGGCGTGCCTCCCAACTGGCCGGCCTGTCCGAGGTGCCGGTGCTGATCCGGGAAATTCCCGACGAAGCTGCCCTGGCCATGGCGCTGATCGAGAACATCCAGCGTGAGAACCTCAATCCGCTCGAAGAAGCCATGGGTTTGCAACGCCTGGTGGACGAGTTCGGCCTGACCCACCAGCAGGCGGCCGATGCTGTGGGTCGTTCCCGCCCGGCAGCGTCGAATCTGTTGCGCCTGTTGCAACTGCCAGCGCCGATCCAGGATCTGCTGCTGGAGAGCCAGATCGACATGGGCCACGCCCGCGCGCTGTTGCCCTTGCCCACCCAGGTACAGCTATCTCTGGCCCAGCGCGTCGCCAGCAAGGGTCTGTCGGTACGTGAAACCGAAAAACTCGCCCAACTGGCGCTGCAACCCCCCAAGGAACCCGAGCCGCGCAAGGTGGACCGGGACCTGCTGCGTCTCGAAGAAGAGCTGTCCGACGTGTTGGGCGCCCGGGTCGAGATCCGGGCCAATAAGAAAGGCACCGGCAAGGTGCATATCGCTTTCGATTCCCTGGAAGAGTTGGACGGCCTGCTCGGGCGTTTGCGTTAA